From a single Eleginops maclovinus isolate JMC-PN-2008 ecotype Puerto Natales chromosome 18, JC_Emac_rtc_rv5, whole genome shotgun sequence genomic region:
- the LOC134880034 gene encoding calpain small subunit 1-like — protein sequence MFLAKRLIGGIFDVVSNIDPSQFVPSQPPPPRRPLNFAEAHENDEEKQFRRVFQQLAGDDMEVSPIELMDILNRIIGKHGGLKTDGFSIESCRSMVAVMDSDSTGKLGFHEFKYMWGNIKKWQGIYLKYDADGSGTICSEELPKAFHAAGFPLNDQLFKLIIRRYSDEHGSLDFDNFIGCLVRLDAMCRAFKTLDKDNNGTIELDVKEWLQLTMYS from the exons ATGTTTCTCGCAAAAAGACTGATCGGAGGCATCTTTGATGTTGTAAG CAACATTGACCCGTCTCAGTTTGTGCCTTCACAACCT ccTCCTCCACGCAGACCTCTAAACTTCGCTGAGGCTCACGAGAATGATGAGGAGAAACAGTTTCGGAGAGTTTTCCAACAGCTGGCTGGAGAT GACATGGAGGTGAGCCCCATAGAGCTGATGGACATCCTCAACAGAATCATCGGCAAAC ATGGAGGCCTGAAGACCGACGGTTTCAGCATCGAGTCCTGCAGAAGCATGGTTGCTGTAATGGAC AGTGACAGCACAGGGAAACTGGGCTTCCACGAGTTCAAATACATGTGGGGCAACATCAAGAAATGGCAG ggTATCTACTTAAAATATGATGCTGATGGTTCGGGTACTATCTGCTCTGAAGAGCTGCCGAAAGCCTTTCACGCTGCAG GTTTCCCTCTGAATGACCAGCTCTTTAAGCTGATTATCCGTCGCTATAGCGATGAGCATGGCAGCTTGGACTTTGACAATTTCATTGGCTGCCTGGTGCGATTGGACGCCATGTGCA GAGCCTTTAAGACTCTGGATAAGGACAACAACGGCACCATTGAACTGGATGTAAAGGAG tgGCTTCAGCTCACCATGTACTCTTGA